In Streptococcus porcinus, the genomic window AAAGTGATTAGAAGTCGGATGGCATAAATATATCTAGTATAGGAAAAACTTTATAAAGCAGTAAAAGGCATATAATCATATGTTATCAAAACATTGATTATATGCCTTTTTAGAGTATTAATTTTTCAAAAATAGAACTGATACTGAGTGCATTTCAAAATCTGAAAATGCGGATCTTACTGTATAGTGAAAGATAGGGCGAGTTCTTGTTATAGAAATGTGATTCTTCTCGAAATGAAGATTGCTATCGAGACTAGGAGCCTATTCAGATTTTGATGTTAAATGAGTATGAAATTAGTTTTTTTGTTTTAATACCAATATATTTTTTAGTTATGAACAGAAGCGATAGGGTTACAAGAAGTCAAAATTTCCTTTTGTTTCGACTGTGAGACGTGGGTATAAATTTGAGTGATGGAGATGGAACTATGGCCAAGTATCTGCTGGATATATCGAATATCCACATCGTTATCTAAAAGCATTGTTGCAAAACTATGCCTGAACATATGAGGAGTGATGGTAGTAGCGAGGTTCATTTGTTTTCGTACTGTTTTTAAAACAAGGCGAACGCTTTGTTCTGTCAGAGGATTCTGAGAGAATTTGCCTGGGAAAAGATACTTATCTGATTGATTACAGTAGTTTGCTAGATACGTTTTTAGTAGTAGAACTGTTGTTTCATCGCCTAAAAAAATAATACGCTCTTTTTTTCCTTTTCCGAAAATATGGAGTGTTTGATTTTGAAGATTGATATTTTTTATTTGAATGTGACAAAGTTCGGAAATTCGAATGCCTGTTGAAAGTAAAATAGAGACTATTAGAAGATTTCTTTCAGCTTTTTGGCGTTGAAAGTTTGTTTTAGAGGTGATGACTTTTTGCTTAAGGTAAGCATAAAGATTTTTTAAAATATTGTGGGGGATTATTTTAGGTAGTGTTTTTTCTGTTCGAAATTGAAAACGTAATTGATTAAATGGATTTTCAGAGATGATATTTTGTGTCATTAGATAACTATAAAAAACTTTTAAACTAGCGATTTTACGTCTCAAGGTATTGGTTTTGATAGCTGAATTTGTCAAGTATTCGATATAACTTACTACACAATCGTGGTCTGAATTACAAAACTGTATAAGATCATTTTTGTAAGCCCGAAGTGTATGCGAACTCAAACGTTTATGGGTTTTGCAATAATCTAAGTAAGTAGAAATAATAGTGTAATCCATGAAGATCTCCTTTATCAATAATTACGCTATTATAGACTGATTTAGTCAATTTGTATAGTGATAATAAGTAGTTATCGGGAGAGTGAGTGCTTGAGAAATTTACCAGAAATTGTATTAACTAAAAAAGAGAAGGGCTTCCTATTTGAAATTGATTCTAGGATAAAAGCATTATTACTAGAGCTACCAAAACAGTACCATGATATTTTACAAGTAGTGAATGGTAATCGCTTTCGTCCTTTGTTAACCTACTACGGGTATACATTATACTCTAATGAATTGAATGAAACGATTTACCATTCTGCTACTGCGATAGAGTTGATTCATAAAGCATCAATTATCATTGATGATATTATTGATCAGGATGAAAAAAGGCACGGTTTGCCAACGGTTCATCAGCAATATTCTATAAATGAAGCTTTAATTATAACAGTATTTTTATTGGGGAAATGTATAGAATTATTATCGAATATTGATGATTCGACCATTCGGTTGTTTAGTCAAATGATTAGTAAGATGTGTCAAGGAACACTAAGTGAGTTAAATATTGATGATAACGTAACTCTTTCAGAAGTCAAATACATTCTAGACAATCAAACATCTCAAGTTATCCAAAACAGTTTGATAATTGGTATGAAATCATATGATGACTCTATTTATAATCAGTATTTAGAGACAATAGGTTATAAATTAGGTTACTTATTTCAGTTGTTAAATGATTGCGAAGCTTACTTTAACCCAAAATTTGCAATGAAATATAAAGGAAATGCTAATTTAGATATTAATAAACAACGTAAAAATTTATGCTTTTCATATTTGGAACAATTTCTAAATTATAAAGAGAAAATAGAACTTAATAATGGGAATTACTCTATTTTAAATCATCTACTTAAAAAGTATCAAATACTAGATTATGTGAGGCAAGAAATTCATTGCATAGAGTTGGATATACAGTCCCATTTAAATCATTTAGGAGAAGAGCTTAATACAGATCGCTTAACACTTTTTATTCGTTATGCCATCAATTTGGCTAAAGCAAGAGCTAATTTTTAATAAAGAAAAGAACCTCGAAACAATCAATAATTGCGAGGTTCTTTTATATCGTTATTTTTGAGATAAAAAGGGAGCGATGACTTTATATGCATTTATTATCAGAGGAATATAGCCTAAGGGATTGATGTATTTTTCATTAAAAAGTACAGGAAAATCAGGTACAGTTTTATACCAATTAAAGAGTTCTAAATAGTTCGAATCTAGCTGCGTCTGGTTAGAAGAGGCTACTTCCCAATCTAATAATCTTTTACGTTTTATTTTTCTAATGATAATCTTGATGTAGGTCTTCCACATACAATCAAACAGTATGTAGCCCAAACCAATCAATACAACGATAATTCCCCAAGTTATTACGAAGGCAATATTATTAGGTGTGTCTATCCTTAATCTATTATTTGAAAATGATATGGCTGATAAAGGAGTGGTTAAATAGAATAATAATGTGTAGGCAATGCCAAGTACTCCAAAGTAATTACTGAAACTATTCATATTTTCTGTAAATCTAACTATCCAATCAGCTTCAGAGGGATTATGGAGAGAAATCGGAGTGAATGTAGTAAAATCTAATTTAGAAATTTTCCTTAAAGTTAAAATATAAAATATGTACTTTAAATACAGTTGTATTGCGATAAATACTGTAAAAATTAAGGTAAGGCTACCGTAACTTGTAATCATCTGATTCCAAGTTAATACTTTCAATAAAAGCAATGAAGCAACATAAACAATTCCAATTATGAAAGAGAAAGCAATACTATACCACTGTTGTAAATGAGCTCCAAATCTGCTAACTATTGAAAATATTGGATATCCACTAACAGTAACCCCTGAAATTGAAAATGAGAGGTTACTCTCCTTATTCATTAAATTATGGTAGGTTATAACTTGTGCAAATAATAAAGTATTTACACCAAGGACATAAACATAATTATTTTTGAGTGATGTATCAAAGATTGATAGGATAATTCCTACAAACATCCAACACGTTAAAAAAATTGTCCATAGACATTTTTTTGAAAGAATTTTATCAACTATCCATATGTGCAATTTCATTTTCTCCCGATAACTACTTATTATCACTAGTATATCATAAATTGCTAGTAAACAATCTTTTCTTGTGATAACTTTTCCAAGTCCATCTTGTTATCATGGTGCTATCTTATGGAAAAAGGAGATAGCACTAGTGATGTTAAATAAAATGAAGGCTCGGCTATTTATTGGTTTAGGAGGTCTAGCTGTGACTAGCTTTATTGTGATGATGGGTTACACCATTGGTTCTCAGTCTGTAACCAATCACACGCAGAAACAAATCCAGTCTGAGGCTCAAAAATTACTGACCAAAGAGAAAGAAAAAGAGAAGGCAAGTGTCCTCTCTGATGAGTTAGTCAAGGAATTTCTCACCCAATACTATACTAAGGAAAAGCTAGGCGAGAATAACAACCGTATTAAACCCTATATGACAGATTCTGCCTTTAAGGAAGAGGTATCTCGTCAAGAAGATTCCATTAACCAAGTCTATAAAGACTATATGTTGGATTATCGCTTGGAGTCTGCCAATATCTATGTCAATACAGAAGAAAATGAAGCTTTTGCGGAAGTGTCTTATCAGGTTGTTTACGTGTCAGATGTCAGTGATAAGGCTCAGAGAAGTACACAGACAGAAACAAGAACTCTTAAACTATCTTATGCCAAATTGTCAGATAAACTCCTTGTCAATCAGGTAACCATTTGGAATGGGAAGCTAGGGGACTTGAAAGAGTCTTCAGATGAAGTAAATTCAAGCATTCCAAAGATTCAAGGCACTACTACAAGTGAGACCAACTAGCAGGAGTTCATCTTCTGCTTTTTTTTGATAAGGAGATGAGATGACTAGAATTGAAAGAATGAAACAAAAGGCGATTTTAGATGTGGCAGAAAGTCTAGGTTATTCTTTTAAACGACTATCAGGGCAAGTCTATGAACATCCAGAACACGATTCTTTTAGGATTTTTGCGGATACCAATACTTTCAAATGGTTTTCACGTGACATCCAAGGAGATGTGATTGATTTTGTTCAATTAGTGACAGGAGTGTCTTTTAAAAAAGCCCTGTCTTACCTTGAAACTGGAGACTTTGAACAAACTAAGATCGTCGAAGAGACTTACCAACCCTTTCGTTATTATCTAAGAGAAGAACCATTTGACCAAGCACGGATATACCTGAATGACATTCGTGGTCTAAGTGATGACACTATCAATGCTTTTGGCAGACAAGGTCTATTAGCACAGGCCCATTACCAGACAAAGACCTTTCAAGAATCAGTCCTTGTCTTTAAGAGTTACAATCATCAGGGGCAATTAGAAGGGGCAAGTCTTCAAGGACTTGTCAAAAATGGTCAGAGACATGTTCGAGGTTACCTCAAAAAAATCATGAAAGACTCTCATGGATATGTGGGAATGAGCTTTGATATTGGAAAACCGAAACGTCTTATCTTTTGTGAATCGGTAATTGATATGATGAGTTATTATCAACTCCATCAGAAGCAGTTATCAGATGTGCGTTTAGTTTCTATGGAAGGTCTAAAACTCTCTGTGATTGCGTATCAGTCATTACGATTAGCAGCTGAGGAACTGGGCAAACTTGCTTTTTTAGATACTGTCAAACCAAGTCGATTAACGCATTACCTTCATGCTATACAAGAGACGACTACTTTCTTTCAGACGCACACAGGGTTATTAACCTTAGCTGTTGATAATGATGAAGCAGGGCGAGACTTTTGTCAGAAATTATCTGATAAAGGACTTCCCATTGAAACAGACTTACCACCATTACAGGAACTGGAAACTAAAGCAGATTGGAACGATATTGTGAAAGGTCATAGTAATCATTCTTTAAAGGACATGATACAATCTGCCAAGTTACAAGTTATCCGAAGCAATTCTCCGCCTAGAAAAAATACCGCTTTAGAATTGTGATAACAAAATCAAGTTTCTTAGCTTAATCTAGAAAGTGATAAGGAGGACACCCTATGAGTGTGATTGAACGCCTAGCCGAAAGAGTAGCTAGGCAAGAGGAAAAAGTTGCGAAAGAAACGGAAAAATTAGAAACCTATCGCAGTCAATTACAAACAGCGATGTATCAAGCCTTTATCAAACGCCAACAAAATAGTCCCTGGACGTTTGATGAAGCATTGACGCAAGCCTTTGGCCAATATGAACAAGAACTAAAACCATCAGATAATAGAAATGAGGAATAACACATGACAAAAGATTGGACTTTTGACCAACCCTTAGATGATAACACACCGACATCTTCCACAGAAGAACGTGCGAAGATTGCGGCACTATTTCATAAAGAAAACCAAGAGGGCGCTGAAGACGTTGATTATGTGGCAGCCTTTGAAATGGAACAACAAAAGTCTAAAAATCAGATGGCTCCACAGCAAAAAACTCAAGAGCAATCCACACCAAAAGAGGTGTCCTCCTCAACCATTACAAACGACTACAAGAAACATCTAGCCGATGTGATGGCTAAGAATAATGAGGACATTCGTCAAAGCCAGAAGAAAATTGAAGAGCTGCACCAGTTGATTGATGACAAAAATAAGCAAAATAAGAAATTACAAGCCATTTCAGTAGCCATTGATGACTTGTAAGTATAAGCAGTCCTCACAAGGGCTGCTTTTTATGGGGAAAGAAGATGAAGTTATTCAAAAAGCAAA contains:
- a CDS encoding tyrosine-type recombinase/integrase; this encodes MDYTIISTYLDYCKTHKRLSSHTLRAYKNDLIQFCNSDHDCVVSYIEYLTNSAIKTNTLRRKIASLKVFYSYLMTQNIISENPFNQLRFQFRTEKTLPKIIPHNILKNLYAYLKQKVITSKTNFQRQKAERNLLIVSILLSTGIRISELCHIQIKNINLQNQTLHIFGKGKKERIIFLGDETTVLLLKTYLANYCNQSDKYLFPGKFSQNPLTEQSVRLVLKTVRKQMNLATTITPHMFRHSFATMLLDNDVDIRYIQQILGHSSISITQIYTHVSQSKQKEILTSCNPIASVHN
- a CDS encoding polyprenyl synthetase family protein; protein product: MRNLPEIVLTKKEKGFLFEIDSRIKALLLELPKQYHDILQVVNGNRFRPLLTYYGYTLYSNELNETIYHSATAIELIHKASIIIDDIIDQDEKRHGLPTVHQQYSINEALIITVFLLGKCIELLSNIDDSTIRLFSQMISKMCQGTLSELNIDDNVTLSEVKYILDNQTSQVIQNSLIIGMKSYDDSIYNQYLETIGYKLGYLFQLLNDCEAYFNPKFAMKYKGNANLDINKQRKNLCFSYLEQFLNYKEKIELNNGNYSILNHLLKKYQILDYVRQEIHCIELDIQSHLNHLGEELNTDRLTLFIRYAINLAKARANF
- a CDS encoding toprim domain-containing protein, yielding MTRIERMKQKAILDVAESLGYSFKRLSGQVYEHPEHDSFRIFADTNTFKWFSRDIQGDVIDFVQLVTGVSFKKALSYLETGDFEQTKIVEETYQPFRYYLREEPFDQARIYLNDIRGLSDDTINAFGRQGLLAQAHYQTKTFQESVLVFKSYNHQGQLEGASLQGLVKNGQRHVRGYLKKIMKDSHGYVGMSFDIGKPKRLIFCESVIDMMSYYQLHQKQLSDVRLVSMEGLKLSVIAYQSLRLAAEELGKLAFLDTVKPSRLTHYLHAIQETTTFFQTHTGLLTLAVDNDEAGRDFCQKLSDKGLPIETDLPPLQELETKADWNDIVKGHSNHSLKDMIQSAKLQVIRSNSPPRKNTALEL
- a CDS encoding DUF5965 family protein; translated protein: MSVIERLAERVARQEEKVAKETEKLETYRSQLQTAMYQAFIKRQQNSPWTFDEALTQAFGQYEQELKPSDNRNEE
- a CDS encoding DUF5945 family protein — translated: MTKDWTFDQPLDDNTPTSSTEERAKIAALFHKENQEGAEDVDYVAAFEMEQQKSKNQMAPQQKTQEQSTPKEVSSSTITNDYKKHLADVMAKNNEDIRQSQKKIEELHQLIDDKNKQNKKLQAISVAIDDL